The Vibrio kanaloae genome has a window encoding:
- a CDS encoding VCBS domain-containing protein yields MGNINLNILGLASGSVVLDAQGQVRRLSPGEQPAASDVIISFDTSEESVPSVSARFVDNQGQQNVLDTDDAIAQVQRAIEEGFDPTELGEEFDTGAGEQGSSLTNSGRIERTGAETLAQTNFETEGFESQGLSETQSIALFDIIALVLVSGETNVFEFELDEPIETGGVLTTDQPDVVFLAKEEEGENGLGLFVINEDGTWTFVANSPFNELSEGEEIQDTITVQTSDGGEQVINVTIIGTDDLAVATNGSGSVTEDVNVDELTNQLETSGQITISDVDNETPTFLLDGDFEPEGSTNQSPLGALTISPDGEWTYVVNNDAVQYLDDDEFVTEVYTVTAIDGTTSEVTITINGADDPSEITVGEGDSDMGEVTEDVDVDLESNNLMTSGTLTITDVDANDVAAFEPNGTFNPESSTNETALGMLTITDDGAWTYVVDNDDVQYLDDDEFVTEVYTVTAIDGTTSEVTITINGADDPSEITVGEGDSDTGEVTEDLNVDLETNELMTSGTLTISDVDTNDMPAFKPNGVFTPVGSTNALALGMLTITPEGAWSYVVDNDAVQYLGDDDTVIENYVVTAIDGVEHVIEITINGVNDAPEATSFVVVNDDDAVIPILFDSEDGGMPDYISDIEDDYNEIPLNVRINTLPTSGTLLYTDENGVTREIVQSDVDNGVLFVPNNISFVAGAGELFEMGFSGDPEDMPDLVDGFHNWGVAVSPTERLITLANGNTITLTIEDNNDKPLKQYQGEQPHVGYGIGDTDGRGMNMQETLIIDFTNNPLDVVHFGLDGMGGEFNTNSSVHIEVIYTFADGTTASEQYQKDEGDTGNQQILYEFSYSSPSNPIVGMELSSSGGNWELRYVQGNETVTDDPQFDYVAVDSSGAESTVETVTVDTEEPQLYNVISAASNEPLFAVAGNDLLIGDSEDNIFTWLDSAIDNGIDIIKGFDLYTSGVGDLIDLNDLIEDPQDETQMAELLSMIEVTVDGEDIALSIPINGGGDAQTIIIEGITTDMGASVDLGNDLAILGELIKNDAA; encoded by the coding sequence ATGGGAAATATCAACCTAAATATACTAGGTCTTGCTAGCGGGAGTGTAGTGCTCGACGCTCAAGGCCAAGTTAGACGTTTGTCTCCGGGCGAACAACCAGCCGCTAGCGACGTAATTATCAGTTTTGATACTAGTGAAGAGAGTGTACCAAGTGTTTCTGCACGTTTTGTAGATAACCAGGGCCAACAAAATGTGCTAGATACTGATGACGCGATCGCTCAAGTACAACGTGCTATCGAAGAAGGGTTTGATCCAACTGAATTAGGAGAAGAATTTGATACTGGAGCCGGTGAGCAAGGTTCGAGTTTAACCAACAGCGGAAGAATAGAACGAACTGGTGCAGAGACTCTCGCTCAAACTAACTTTGAAACGGAAGGTTTTGAGTCGCAAGGGTTATCAGAGACCCAAAGTATTGCGTTGTTTGACATTATTGCGTTGGTGCTTGTCTCTGGAGAAACTAATGTATTTGAATTTGAGCTAGATGAACCAATTGAAACTGGGGGAGTTCTGACTACCGACCAACCAGATGTTGTTTTTCTGGCCAAAGAAGAAGAAGGGGAAAATGGACTAGGTTTATTTGTTATAAACGAAGATGGCACTTGGACCTTTGTTGCCAATAGCCCATTCAACGAACTCTCTGAAGGTGAGGAAATTCAAGATACCATTACTGTTCAAACCTCCGATGGGGGAGAACAAGTGATTAACGTAACTATTATTGGTACAGATGACCTTGCTGTTGCTACTAATGGCTCGGGAAGCGTAACAGAAGATGTTAACGTTGATGAACTGACAAATCAGCTCGAGACATCGGGTCAAATCACAATATCTGATGTCGATAATGAAACTCCGACCTTCTTGCTTGATGGCGATTTTGAACCTGAGGGGTCGACGAATCAATCACCGTTGGGAGCGTTGACTATTTCTCCGGATGGAGAATGGACTTATGTCGTCAACAATGATGCTGTGCAGTACCTGGATGACGATGAGTTCGTTACCGAGGTTTACACTGTTACTGCGATTGACGGTACAACAAGCGAAGTCACGATTACCATCAATGGTGCGGATGATCCGTCGGAAATCACCGTTGGTGAAGGCGATTCGGATATGGGAGAAGTAACAGAGGATGTAGATGTTGATCTAGAAAGCAATAACTTGATGACCTCTGGGACACTTACCATTACAGATGTTGATGCCAATGATGTCGCGGCTTTTGAGCCCAACGGAACGTTTAATCCGGAAAGTTCGACCAATGAGACCGCGTTGGGTATGTTGACCATAACCGATGATGGAGCATGGACTTACGTCGTGGACAACGATGATGTGCAATACCTTGACGACGATGAGTTCGTTACCGAGGTTTACACTGTTACTGCAATTGACGGTACAACAAGCGAAGTCACGATTACCATCAATGGTGCGGATGATCCATCTGAAATTACCGTTGGTGAAGGTGACTCTGATACTGGAGAAGTGACCGAAGACTTGAATGTCGACTTAGAGACAAACGAACTCATGACGTCGGGTACTCTCACGATTTCCGATGTTGATACTAATGATATGCCGGCCTTTAAGCCTAATGGTGTGTTTACACCGGTGGGTTCTACCAATGCATTAGCACTGGGTATGTTAACTATCACACCTGAGGGGGCGTGGAGTTACGTGGTTGATAATGATGCCGTTCAATACCTAGGTGACGACGATACAGTTATTGAGAATTATGTGGTCACCGCAATTGATGGTGTTGAACATGTTATCGAAATAACGATCAATGGTGTTAACGATGCTCCTGAAGCAACGAGCTTTGTGGTGGTCAATGATGACGACGCCGTTATTCCTATTCTGTTCGACTCTGAAGATGGTGGCATGCCAGATTACATCTCAGACATAGAAGATGATTACAATGAGATCCCTTTAAATGTTCGTATTAATACTCTACCAACCAGTGGCACGCTTCTTTATACGGATGAAAATGGAGTCACGAGAGAGATAGTGCAGTCTGATGTGGATAACGGCGTGCTGTTTGTTCCAAATAATATTAGTTTTGTCGCTGGGGCTGGAGAGTTGTTTGAAATGGGCTTCAGTGGCGATCCTGAGGACATGCCTGACCTTGTCGATGGCTTCCATAATTGGGGAGTGGCGGTATCTCCAACAGAAAGACTGATCACCTTAGCCAACGGCAATACCATTACATTAACTATCGAAGATAATAATGACAAGCCACTTAAGCAGTATCAAGGTGAGCAGCCTCATGTTGGTTATGGGATTGGTGATACTGATGGTAGAGGTATGAACATGCAGGAGACCTTGATCATCGACTTTACCAACAACCCGCTTGATGTCGTTCACTTTGGATTAGATGGTATGGGAGGAGAGTTTAATACCAACAGCAGCGTACATATTGAAGTTATTTACACGTTTGCTGACGGGACAACGGCTAGCGAGCAATATCAAAAAGACGAAGGCGATACAGGAAACCAGCAGATTCTTTACGAGTTCAGCTACTCGTCACCAAGTAATCCTATTGTGGGTATGGAGCTTTCATCTTCGGGTGGTAACTGGGAGCTGCGTTATGTTCAAGGTAACGAGACTGTAACCGATGACCCTCAGTTTGACTATGTCGCTGTAGATTCAAGTGGCGCTGAAAGCACGGTCGAAACGGTGACCGTTGATACTGAAGAACCACAACTATATAACGTGATTAGTGCTGCGAGTAACGAACCGCTGTTTGCTGTTGCTGGCAATGATTTATTGATTGGTGATAGTGAGGACAACATCTTTACTTGGTTAGACTCTGCGATCGATAACGGTATCGACATCATTAAAGGCTTTGATCTTTATACTAGTGGCGTAGGTGATTTAATTGACCTGAATGATCTCATTGAAGATCCACAAGATGAAACTCAAATGGCTGAGTTACTTAGTATGATTGAGGTGACGGTTGATGGTGAAGATATTGCTCTGTCTATTCCAATTAATGGTGGGGGTGATGCTCAAACCATAATCATAGAAGGAATTACAACGGACATGGGGGCTTCAGTTGACCTTGGTAATGATCTCGCGATATTGGGAGAACTTATCAAAAACGATGCAGCTTAA
- the fabV gene encoding enoyl-ACP reductase FabV — protein sequence MIIKPRIRGFICTTTHPVGCEANVKEQIAYTKAQGPIANAPKRVLVVGSSSGYGLSSRIAAAFGGGASTIGVFFEKAGTEKKPGTAGFYNSAAFDKLAKEEGLYSKSLNGDAFSNEAKQKTIDLIKEDLGQIDMVVYSLASPVRKMPETGEVIRSALKPIGETYTSTAVDTNKDAIIEASVEPATEEEIKDTVTVMGGEDWELWINALSEAGVLADGCKTVAYSYIGTELTWPIYWDGALGKAKMDLDRAASALNEKLGQTGGTANVAVLKSVVTQASSAIPVMPLYIAMVFKKMREEGIHEGCMEQIFRMFSQRLYKEDGSAPEVDEVNRLRLDDLELRDDIQEHCRNLWPQITTENLKELTDYVEYKEEFLKLFGFGVEGVDYEADVNPAVEFDVADI from the coding sequence ATGATCATCAAACCTCGAATTCGCGGATTCATCTGTACTACAACACATCCAGTCGGTTGTGAAGCTAATGTAAAAGAACAAATAGCTTACACAAAAGCTCAAGGCCCAATCGCAAACGCACCTAAACGTGTACTAGTTGTTGGTTCTTCAAGTGGCTACGGCTTGTCTTCACGTATTGCGGCTGCATTTGGTGGCGGCGCTTCAACTATCGGTGTTTTCTTCGAGAAAGCCGGTACTGAGAAAAAACCTGGCACAGCTGGTTTTTATAACTCGGCAGCGTTCGACAAGCTAGCTAAAGAAGAAGGTCTGTATTCAAAAAGCCTAAACGGTGATGCTTTCTCTAACGAAGCAAAACAGAAAACAATTGACTTGATCAAAGAAGATCTAGGTCAGATCGATATGGTTGTGTACTCACTGGCGTCTCCAGTGCGTAAAATGCCAGAGACTGGCGAAGTCATTCGTTCAGCTCTTAAGCCTATCGGCGAAACGTACACATCTACAGCGGTAGATACAAACAAAGATGCGATCATCGAAGCAAGCGTGGAGCCTGCAACTGAAGAAGAGATCAAAGACACTGTTACTGTAATGGGCGGTGAAGATTGGGAACTTTGGATCAATGCACTTTCTGAAGCGGGTGTTCTAGCTGACGGTTGTAAGACGGTTGCTTACAGCTACATCGGTACTGAACTAACGTGGCCAATCTACTGGGATGGCGCACTAGGTAAAGCTAAGATGGATCTAGATCGTGCAGCATCAGCGCTTAACGAGAAACTAGGCCAAACTGGCGGCACTGCAAACGTTGCTGTTCTTAAGTCTGTTGTGACTCAAGCAAGCTCTGCCATTCCTGTTATGCCTCTTTACATCGCTATGGTGTTCAAGAAGATGCGTGAAGAAGGTATTCACGAAGGTTGTATGGAACAGATCTTCCGTATGTTCAGCCAGCGTCTATACAAAGAAGACGGCAGCGCGCCAGAAGTGGATGAAGTGAACCGTCTACGTCTAGATGACCTAGAACTTCGTGACGACATTCAAGAGCATTGTCGTAACCTATGGCCTCAAATCACAACTGAAAACCTAAAAGAGTTGACTGACTACGTAGAGTACAAAGAAGAGTTCTTGAAGCTATTTGGTTTCGGTGTTGAAGGTGTTGATTACGAAGCTGATGTCAACCCAGCGGTTGAATTTGATGTAGCTGACATCTAA
- a CDS encoding TolC family outer membrane protein gives MKLFKLSIMCCLITATPLAAQTLEQSVAITLATNPEIKSIFNEYVSVKKQNDASGGAYKPSIDLDAGIGYEGINPAPNNGPDTDLTRKEATISLTQLLWDGSATLYDIDRTAAEAESVRLQLLADAEDKALEVTQIYLDAVKATEVLALSESNLAIHKKIYKDIKKRANSGIGSTADVSQVEARIAKAHGNLLAAQNNLIDTHTQFRRIVGQEPLGLVYPRADISMIPLSLTDAIVDALDKHPVIKVASADVDSAYFQYKQSKGVNYPTFSIEASQSWRDDAGGDEGSSQETLAMLRMRYNLYNGGTDSANSESAAYQLNKAKDLRDRAYRQVEEGLRLSWSALDLTLQQKNFLSDHVDSASETVIAYEKQYRIGKRTLLDLLNTENELFEARKDYLDAHYSEQYAKYRVMNATGSLLNALLVDIPDEWTTAVEY, from the coding sequence TTGAAATTGTTTAAACTATCCATCATGTGTTGCTTAATTACTGCAACACCGCTTGCAGCTCAAACTCTAGAACAATCTGTTGCGATCACCTTGGCAACGAATCCAGAGATAAAAAGTATATTCAATGAGTATGTGAGCGTAAAAAAACAAAATGACGCCTCTGGTGGCGCTTATAAGCCTAGTATCGACCTAGATGCAGGTATCGGTTACGAAGGTATAAACCCAGCACCAAATAACGGACCTGATACGGATCTAACCAGAAAGGAAGCGACGATATCCCTAACTCAATTATTATGGGATGGTTCCGCGACTCTATACGACATTGACCGCACCGCCGCTGAAGCCGAATCGGTTCGCTTGCAATTGCTCGCGGACGCCGAAGACAAAGCACTTGAGGTTACCCAAATCTATCTAGATGCAGTAAAAGCTACGGAGGTATTAGCCCTATCGGAAAGTAACCTTGCGATACACAAAAAAATCTATAAAGACATCAAAAAACGAGCTAATTCTGGTATAGGCTCAACGGCAGACGTTTCCCAAGTAGAAGCTAGGATCGCAAAAGCTCACGGTAATTTATTGGCCGCGCAAAATAATTTGATTGATACCCATACCCAATTTAGACGAATTGTGGGTCAAGAACCGCTAGGCTTAGTTTACCCGAGAGCTGATATCTCTATGATTCCTTTGTCACTAACAGACGCCATTGTTGATGCTTTGGATAAGCATCCAGTCATCAAAGTCGCTTCTGCAGATGTTGATTCAGCATATTTCCAATACAAGCAGTCGAAGGGAGTAAATTACCCAACTTTCTCTATTGAAGCTTCTCAATCATGGCGTGATGACGCTGGAGGGGATGAAGGTTCGAGCCAAGAAACTCTGGCAATGTTAAGAATGCGATATAACCTATATAACGGAGGTACTGACAGTGCGAACTCTGAATCGGCAGCTTACCAACTGAATAAAGCCAAAGATCTGAGAGATCGTGCTTACCGCCAAGTAGAGGAGGGCCTTCGCCTATCTTGGAGTGCTTTGGATCTTACGTTACAACAAAAGAACTTCTTATCTGATCACGTAGATTCAGCTTCGGAAACCGTTATCGCTTATGAAAAACAGTACCGAATAGGTAAACGTACTCTGCTTGACTTGCTCAACACTGAGAATGAATTATTTGAAGCCCGTAAAGATTACTTGGATGCCCATTACTCTGAACAGTACGCTAAATATCGTGTAATGAACGCTACCGGTTCTCTATTGAACGCTCTACTGGTCGATATACCAGACGAGTGGACAACGGCCGTGGAGTATTAA
- a CDS encoding acyl-CoA dehydrogenase: MSSLRQKWVSDPAFKLFKKVLPPLSNTEKEAMEAGSVWWDGELFSGKPDFTKLHQYPKPQLTAEEQSFMDNELETLLAMLDDHQIVKEDRDLPEEVWNFLRKERFFSLIIAKEYGGREFSAHANSTIVTKIATRSISTAVSVMVPNSLGPGELLSHYGTQDQKDYWLPRLADGTDIPCFALTGPEAGSDAGGIPDVGTVCMGMHEGKETLGIKLNWNKRYITLAPVATVLGLAFKLHDPEKLLGDKEDIGITCALIPADHEGVVIGERHDPLGLAFMNGPTRGHDVFIPMEWLIGGADYAGKGWRMLVECLSAGRGISLPALGTAMGHLTAKTTGAYAYVRKQFGMSIGKFEGVAESLGRIGGLTYLLEATRTLTTTSLDMKEKPGIVTAIAKYHMTEMARTILNDSMDIHSGRAIQDGPMNYLAAPYLGIPVAITVEGANILTRNLMIFGQGATRCHPYVLSEMEAAANPDEKQGAKDFDKLLFKHISHATKNTFGAFGAALTGSKFIKANMSGPTKPYYQDLTRLSRALAVSADFAMLTLGGELKRKELISARLGDGLSYLYMASAALKKYEDEGRQQADLDYVHYAVQHCFHNAAKSLQEAYRNFPNKMVGKVLKGLVFPVGNHFEKPSDNLTVQLAESLMTPGAHRERLTHLCYIGKEEDDSVGLMENAFNAMYSIKPLERKIFKAVKEGKVARKGLLADKLAQALAADVLTQEEVDQIVAADKLRYTAIQVDHFSHDFSETLTRKELKPKLNSVA; the protein is encoded by the coding sequence ATGAGCTCTCTAAGACAAAAATGGGTAAGTGACCCAGCTTTTAAACTCTTTAAAAAAGTACTACCACCACTATCTAACACCGAAAAAGAAGCGATGGAAGCGGGTAGCGTGTGGTGGGACGGAGAGCTGTTTTCTGGTAAACCAGATTTCACTAAGCTGCACCAATACCCAAAACCTCAGCTGACAGCAGAAGAGCAATCGTTCATGGATAATGAGCTTGAAACCTTGCTCGCTATGCTTGATGACCACCAAATTGTAAAAGAAGATCGAGACCTTCCTGAAGAGGTGTGGAACTTCTTACGTAAAGAGCGTTTCTTTTCTCTTATTATTGCGAAAGAGTATGGCGGTCGTGAATTTTCAGCACACGCCAACTCTACTATAGTAACTAAGATTGCGACGCGTAGTATCAGCACTGCGGTTTCGGTAATGGTTCCAAACTCTCTTGGTCCTGGTGAGCTGCTGTCTCACTACGGTACTCAAGATCAAAAAGACTACTGGCTGCCTCGTCTTGCTGACGGAACAGATATCCCATGTTTCGCATTAACCGGCCCTGAAGCAGGTTCTGATGCGGGCGGTATCCCTGATGTCGGTACTGTGTGTATGGGAATGCACGAAGGTAAAGAGACACTAGGTATTAAGCTTAACTGGAACAAACGCTACATTACGTTAGCACCAGTAGCGACTGTACTTGGGCTGGCTTTTAAACTGCACGATCCTGAGAAACTACTTGGCGACAAAGAAGACATCGGCATCACTTGTGCGCTAATCCCGGCAGACCACGAAGGTGTTGTGATTGGTGAACGTCATGACCCACTTGGTCTTGCATTTATGAATGGTCCAACACGCGGTCACGATGTGTTTATCCCAATGGAGTGGCTAATCGGTGGCGCAGATTATGCAGGTAAAGGCTGGCGTATGCTGGTGGAATGTCTGTCTGCCGGTCGTGGTATCTCGTTACCGGCACTTGGCACGGCGATGGGCCATCTAACGGCGAAAACGACTGGTGCGTACGCTTATGTTCGTAAGCAGTTCGGTATGTCGATTGGTAAATTTGAAGGTGTTGCTGAGAGCTTAGGCCGTATTGGTGGCTTAACGTATCTACTAGAAGCGACTCGTACACTGACAACTACTTCACTTGATATGAAAGAAAAGCCGGGTATCGTAACGGCTATCGCAAAATATCACATGACAGAGATGGCACGTACTATTCTGAATGATTCAATGGACATTCACTCAGGTCGTGCCATTCAAGATGGCCCAATGAACTACTTGGCAGCACCTTACTTAGGTATTCCTGTTGCTATCACAGTAGAAGGTGCGAACATCCTAACTCGTAACCTGATGATCTTTGGTCAAGGTGCGACACGCTGTCACCCATACGTATTGAGCGAAATGGAAGCAGCAGCGAACCCTGATGAGAAGCAAGGTGCGAAGGATTTCGATAAATTGTTGTTCAAGCATATCTCACACGCGACTAAGAACACGTTCGGTGCATTTGGGGCTGCATTAACGGGCTCTAAGTTCATTAAAGCGAACATGAGTGGCCCAACGAAACCTTACTACCAAGATTTGACTCGTTTGAGCCGTGCGCTTGCAGTCAGTGCGGATTTCGCAATGCTGACGCTAGGTGGCGAACTGAAACGTAAAGAGCTTATCTCTGCACGTTTGGGTGATGGTCTCAGTTACCTATACATGGCGTCTGCTGCGCTTAAGAAGTATGAAGACGAAGGTCGTCAACAAGCTGACCTAGACTACGTACATTACGCGGTTCAACACTGTTTCCACAACGCGGCTAAATCGCTACAAGAAGCGTACAGAAACTTCCCGAACAAGATGGTGGGTAAAGTACTTAAAGGTCTAGTTTTCCCTGTAGGTAACCACTTCGAGAAACCGAGTGATAACCTAACAGTTCAACTAGCAGAGAGCTTGATGACTCCAGGTGCACACCGTGAACGTCTGACTCACCTTTGTTACATTGGCAAAGAGGAAGATGATAGTGTTGGCCTTATGGAGAATGCTTTCAATGCGATGTACAGCATCAAGCCTCTGGAGCGTAAGATCTTCAAAGCAGTGAAAGAGGGCAAAGTAGCTCGTAAAGGCTTGCTTGCGGATAAACTGGCTCAAGCACTTGCTGCTGATGTTCTGACACAAGAAGAAGTCGACCAAATTGTTGCTGCTGATAAACTACGCTATACAGCGATTCAAGTTGACCACTTCAGTCATGACTTTAGTGAAACTTTGACGCGAAAAGAGTTAAAACCTAAGCTAAATAGCGTTGCTTAG
- a CDS encoding GrxA family glutaredoxin: MFVVIFGRPACPFCVRAKEHAETLKAKRDDFNYRYVDIHAEGISKADLEKTVGKPVDTVPQIFIDQDHIGGCTEFEAYAKENLGLFD; this comes from the coding sequence ATGTTTGTAGTTATTTTTGGTCGCCCTGCTTGCCCATTTTGTGTTCGCGCAAAAGAGCATGCTGAAACTCTTAAAGCTAAGCGTGATGACTTCAACTATCGTTATGTTGATATTCATGCTGAAGGCATAAGCAAAGCAGACCTAGAAAAAACAGTAGGTAAGCCAGTAGACACTGTGCCACAAATCTTCATCGATCAAGACCACATTGGCGGTTGCACAGAATTTGAAGCATACGCAAAAGAAAACCTAGGTCTTTTCGATTAA
- a CDS encoding aspartate:alanine antiporter → MNIDVVFLLEQNPILLIFVVLSIGLAIGKIRFGSLQLGNSIGVLITSLIMGHLGFSFNADALTIGFMLFIYCVGIEAGPNFFGIFFRDGKHYLILSLVVLSTAIALTYFSSHYLGLGFGLSAGMMAGALTATPILVGAQDALNSGLAEIPRNMDLGLIIENLSVGYAMAYLVGLISMIMFARLIPKLQKVNLHDSAEQIAQERGLGSSGQRKVYLPIIRAYRVGPELVSWTGGKNLRELGIYRQTGCYIERIRRNGILAHPDGDAILQEGDEIALVGFPDSHARLDPSFRNGKEVFDRNLLDLRIVEEEIVVKSDSIAGKRLSDLNLSEYGCFLNRVVRAQIEMPMDLNIVLSKGDVLQVSGEKSRVHGLAEQIGFISIHSQMADLMAFCSFFILGILFGLITMTFGQVSFGLGNAVGLLLSGIMLGFLRANHPTFGYVPQGALNMVKDLGLMFFMVGIGLSAGGKMFEHITQVGPQVIGIALIVSVLPVFFAYLVGAYVLKMNRALLFGAIIGARTCAPAMDIVNGHARSTIPALGYAGTYAIANILMTLAGTFIIIIS, encoded by the coding sequence GTGAATATCGACGTTGTTTTTTTGCTAGAACAAAACCCTATCCTTCTCATCTTTGTTGTTTTGTCGATTGGCCTTGCCATTGGCAAAATTCGGTTTGGTAGCCTCCAACTTGGCAACTCTATAGGTGTACTTATAACTTCCCTGATCATGGGGCACCTTGGTTTTTCCTTTAACGCAGACGCTCTCACCATAGGTTTTATGCTCTTTATCTATTGTGTCGGTATTGAAGCAGGACCAAACTTCTTCGGTATATTCTTCAGAGACGGTAAACATTATCTCATTCTAAGTCTTGTGGTGCTTTCTACCGCGATCGCCTTAACCTATTTCAGCAGCCACTACCTTGGTCTCGGGTTTGGTTTATCTGCAGGTATGATGGCGGGAGCCTTGACTGCAACACCAATCTTAGTAGGAGCTCAAGACGCTCTGAATTCTGGGCTTGCAGAAATACCAAGGAACATGGATTTAGGCCTGATCATTGAAAACCTTTCTGTTGGTTACGCAATGGCTTACTTGGTTGGCTTGATCAGTATGATTATGTTCGCCCGTTTAATTCCAAAGCTTCAGAAAGTAAACCTGCACGATTCAGCAGAGCAAATAGCTCAAGAGCGTGGCCTGGGTTCTTCAGGGCAACGTAAGGTTTATCTTCCAATTATTCGTGCTTACCGTGTGGGACCAGAACTTGTTTCGTGGACAGGCGGTAAGAACCTGCGTGAGCTGGGTATCTATCGTCAAACTGGCTGTTACATCGAGCGTATTCGCCGTAATGGTATTCTTGCCCACCCTGATGGTGATGCCATTCTGCAAGAAGGTGATGAAATTGCTTTGGTTGGTTTCCCAGACAGCCACGCGCGTCTTGACCCGAGTTTTCGTAACGGTAAAGAAGTTTTCGACCGTAACCTTCTTGATCTTCGTATCGTAGAAGAAGAGATCGTCGTTAAGAGTGACAGTATCGCGGGTAAACGACTGTCGGACCTGAATTTGTCTGAGTATGGCTGTTTCTTAAACCGAGTAGTGAGAGCTCAGATTGAGATGCCAATGGACTTAAACATTGTGCTTTCTAAGGGTGATGTATTACAAGTCAGTGGTGAGAAAAGTCGAGTCCATGGCTTAGCGGAGCAAATAGGCTTCATCTCAATCCATAGTCAAATGGCAGACTTGATGGCTTTCTGTAGCTTCTTCATTCTGGGTATTTTATTCGGCTTGATCACAATGACATTTGGTCAGGTTTCATTTGGGTTAGGTAATGCTGTAGGCCTTCTTCTATCAGGTATCATGCTTGGGTTTTTAAGAGCTAACCACCCTACCTTTGGCTACGTTCCTCAAGGGGCGTTAAACATGGTCAAAGATCTTGGCTTGATGTTCTTTATGGTTGGTATTGGCTTAAGTGCTGGTGGAAAGATGTTTGAGCACATAACTCAAGTAGGTCCCCAGGTGATCGGTATCGCTCTCATAGTAAGTGTACTGCCAGTTTTCTTCGCTTACTTAGTTGGCGCTTACGTCTTGAAAATGAACCGTGCTCTGCTGTTTGGAGCCATCATTGGCGCACGAACCTGCGCCCCGGCAATGGACATAGTCAATGGCCACGCTCGCTCAACCATCCCAGCACTAGGTTACGCAGGGACTTACGCGATAGCGAATATTTTGATGACCCTAGCAGGTACTTTTATCATCATTATTAGCTAG
- a CDS encoding TetR/AcrR family transcriptional regulator, giving the protein MAPRSTTKDKILDVAEGLFAEHGFNDTSLRTITGKANVNLASVNYHFGDKKTLVRAVLNRYLEAFMPALQDALVNLNLDETYSMNDVFESLRQPLRALNDVRPNGTSRFMLLIGRGYTDVQGHLRWFITTRYSEVLSLFTTSVMKANPNLTQEQLFWRLHFTLGACVFTMASSQALVEIAENDYDRKIDAKAVVDILIPYLAAGMSAEE; this is encoded by the coding sequence ATGGCACCAAGAAGTACAACCAAAGACAAAATCTTAGATGTAGCTGAAGGCTTATTTGCTGAGCACGGTTTCAATGACACCTCTTTACGCACTATTACAGGTAAAGCCAATGTCAATTTAGCTTCGGTCAATTACCACTTTGGCGATAAGAAAACTCTGGTTCGTGCAGTTCTCAATCGTTATTTAGAGGCATTTATGCCAGCATTGCAAGACGCTTTGGTGAACTTAAACTTGGACGAAACGTATTCTATGAATGATGTGTTTGAGTCTTTAAGGCAACCACTAAGAGCCCTTAATGATGTTAGGCCTAATGGCACAAGTCGATTTATGTTACTTATCGGCAGAGGCTATACGGATGTGCAAGGGCACTTGCGTTGGTTCATTACAACTCGTTATAGCGAAGTACTTTCTTTATTTACGACGTCAGTAATGAAGGCGAATCCGAACCTCACTCAAGAACAGCTATTTTGGCGATTACACTTCACTTTAGGGGCTTGTGTATTCACCATGGCATCAAGTCAGGCTCTGGTAGAAATTGCAGAAAATGACTACGACAGAAAGATAGATGCTAAGGCAGTGGTCGATATTCTTATTCCATATTTAGCCGCTGGCATGTCAGCAGAAGAATAA